In Sphaeramia orbicularis chromosome 7, fSphaOr1.1, whole genome shotgun sequence, one genomic interval encodes:
- the tnfrsf9a gene encoding tumor necrosis factor receptor superfamily member 9a, which translates to MTIILWTMGLFLLVQSCFCSIGETNIGCIKWKQSGKDVCCEACHPGNRLVKHCGPSPKDLCTPCQPGTYTTDPKLRRCYPCTQCVGPQFTVKPCTTSTDTKCGCKDGLICGDEQCSFCTEKCGKGQEPTENRSCRPCPHGTFNDQSHQKCKPWSATCPHPDQFIEAKGDAFSDIKCNNVTVMPLVPVVPDKNREEVWPWAFCMGLFCALLIAFSIIIFTTSMARKVLKKRKSMKKKTKKTPIIRTPTDEPRTLIAVECSFHEAQQEQGSSTETLASKDSSDQLIP; encoded by the exons ATGACCATAATCCTGTGGACCATGGGTCTCTTTCTACTTGTGCAGAGCTGCTTCTGCAGCATTGGAGAGACCAATATAGGCTGCATCAAGTGGAAACAGAGTGGGAAAGATGTTTGCTGTGAAGCCTGTCATCCag gGAACCGTCTTGTCAAACACTGTGGTCCAAGTCCAAAGGACCTTTGCACTCCTTGTCAACCTGGGACTTATACAACTGACCCTAAACTCCGCAGGTGTTATCCGTGTACTCAGTGTGTAG GACCTCAATTCACGGTAAAACCCTGCACAACATCCACTGATACTAAGTGTGGCTGTAAAGACGGACTGATATGTGGTGATGAACAGTGTAGTTTCTGTACTGAGAAGTGTGGCAAAGGCCAGGAACCAACAGAAAACC GTTCTTGCAGACCATGTCCTCACGGTACCTTCAATGACCAAAGTCACCAGAAATGTAAACCTTGGAGTGCCAC GTGTCCCCATCCAGACCAGTTTATTGAGGCCAAAGGAGATGCATTCAGTGACATCAAGTGCAACAACGTTACAGTTATGCCATTGGTTCCAGTGGTTCCAGACAAAA ATCGTGAAGAGGTGTGGCCATGGGCCTTTTGCATGGGCCTCTTTTGTGCACTTCTGATAGCCTTCAGCATCATCATCTTCACCACCAGCATGGCCCGAAAAGTCCTCAAGAAACGAAAGAGCATGAAGAAGAAAACCAAAAAGACACCAATAATCCGAACTCCTACAG ATGAACCCAGGACCCTGATAGCAGTTGAGTGCAGTTTTCATGAGGCCCAGCAAGAGCAGGGGAGCAGCACAGAGACGCTGGCATCCAAGGACTCCTCAGATCAGCTTATTCCATGA